In a genomic window of Gemmatimonadales bacterium:
- a CDS encoding DnaA/Hda family protein, which translates to MDLNPRFRFESFVVGGSNRLAATAARTVAESPGTSYNPLFLYAKSGLGKTHLLQAIGFLALEHQASLRVEYLTLEEFVERYHAAVAAGQIEAFRRSALETDLLLLDDVQFLAEHREMQAELLRVTEALQGAERQIVLTCDRPPGEIADLDERLVTRLSGGLLVDIAAPDFETRLAILHRKVTERGADIPRPVLETVAEVGATSVRELIGLVNRLIAFQAVGGGALTPEAARTLLADELPAVPAPRAEPAPAAPSAPPAPAAEPPDEFASFLSAISTTVAQTVEAWRSRIGEAVLRWQGEGFRTTRLEQLLLSDEIPDVGSALADYAARAEELRRLLDEAVEYDPAAAGNAVFHDPDRVEEARAVAERVKAGVEPPPPPSRGLSFAEFIEGKANEAAVRAARAVVQEPGKRFNPLFVTGPSGSGKTHLLHAVGNALLGARSDAVVACLSAQAFTDELVQAINAGRIEWWRRRFRRADALILDDVQLLAGRDATQEELFNLFNAFADAEKQLAFSADRLPGQLAGLAPRLTTRFEGGLAVELAPPDRTMRAEMVRRLLATRNVVAEIEAVEYLAARPADSARAVQGLVNRAMARMDPSAETLTVQAARLAIEGRSLRPSQAQAVSAVVPAGLDAVMGSREKVVWDWPGATDRLVEELR; encoded by the coding sequence GTGGACCTCAACCCGCGGTTCCGGTTCGAGAGCTTCGTGGTGGGCGGGAGCAACCGGCTCGCCGCCACCGCGGCGCGCACGGTCGCCGAGTCGCCGGGCACGTCGTACAACCCGCTGTTCCTGTACGCGAAGTCCGGGCTGGGCAAGACGCACCTCCTGCAGGCGATCGGTTTCCTCGCCCTCGAGCACCAGGCCTCGCTGCGCGTCGAGTACCTCACCCTGGAGGAGTTCGTCGAGCGCTACCACGCGGCGGTCGCGGCGGGCCAGATCGAGGCGTTCCGCCGCAGCGCCCTGGAGACCGACCTGCTGCTCCTGGACGACGTGCAGTTCCTGGCGGAACACCGCGAGATGCAGGCCGAGCTGCTGCGCGTCACCGAGGCGCTGCAGGGCGCCGAGCGGCAGATCGTCCTGACCTGCGACCGACCGCCGGGCGAGATCGCCGACCTGGACGAGCGGCTGGTGACGCGCCTGTCGGGCGGGCTGCTGGTGGACATCGCGGCGCCCGACTTCGAGACGCGGCTCGCCATCCTGCACCGCAAGGTGACCGAGCGCGGCGCCGACATCCCGCGGCCGGTGCTCGAGACGGTGGCCGAGGTGGGCGCGACCAGCGTGCGGGAGCTGATCGGGCTGGTGAACCGCCTCATCGCCTTCCAGGCGGTCGGCGGCGGCGCGCTCACCCCGGAGGCGGCCCGGACGCTGCTCGCCGACGAGCTGCCCGCCGTGCCCGCGCCCCGCGCCGAGCCCGCGCCGGCGGCGCCGAGCGCGCCGCCCGCCCCGGCCGCGGAGCCGCCGGACGAGTTCGCTTCCTTCCTCAGCGCCATCTCGACCACGGTCGCGCAGACCGTCGAGGCCTGGCGCTCGCGGATCGGCGAGGCCGTGCTCCGCTGGCAGGGCGAGGGCTTCCGCACCACCCGGCTCGAGCAGCTGCTGCTGTCGGACGAGATCCCGGACGTCGGCAGCGCGCTGGCCGACTACGCCGCGCGGGCCGAGGAGCTGCGGCGCCTGCTGGACGAGGCGGTGGAGTACGACCCGGCGGCCGCCGGCAACGCCGTCTTCCACGACCCGGACCGGGTCGAGGAGGCGCGGGCCGTCGCCGAGCGGGTGAAGGCCGGGGTCGAGCCCCCGCCGCCGCCCTCGCGCGGGTTGTCGTTCGCCGAGTTCATCGAGGGCAAGGCGAACGAGGCGGCGGTGCGGGCGGCGCGTGCCGTGGTGCAGGAGCCGGGGAAGCGGTTCAACCCCCTGTTCGTCACCGGTCCGAGCGGCAGCGGGAAGACCCACCTCCTCCACGCCGTCGGCAACGCGCTGCTGGGCGCGCGGAGCGACGCGGTGGTGGCGTGCCTCTCGGCGCAGGCGTTCACCGACGAGCTGGTCCAGGCCATCAACGCGGGCCGCATCGAGTGGTGGCGGCGCCGGTTCCGCCGCGCCGACGCCCTGATCCTCGACGACGTCCAGCTCCTCGCCGGCCGCGACGCCACCCAGGAGGAGCTGTTCAACCTGTTCAACGCCTTCGCCGACGCCGAGAAGCAGCTCGCCTTCAGCGCCGACCGACTGCCCGGCCAGCTCGCCGGGCTCGCGCCGCGCCTCACCACGCGGTTCGAGGGCGGCCTGGCCGTCGAGCTCGCGCCGCCCGACCGGACCATGCGCGCCGAAATGGTCCGCCGGCTGCTCGCGACCCGCAACGTCGTGGCCGAGATCGAGGCGGTGGAGTATCTCGCGGCCCGGCCGGCCGACAGCGCGCGGGCCGTGCAGGGCCTCGTGAACCGCGCCATGGCGCGGATGGACCCGTCGGCGGAGACCCTCACTGTGCAGGCGGCGCGGCTCGCCATCGAAGGGCGCTCGCTGCGTCCGTCGCAGGCGCAGGCCGTGTCCGCGGTCGTCCCGGCCGGCCTCGACGCCGTGATGGGCAGCCGCGAGAAGGTGGTGTGGGACTGGCCCGGTGCGACCGACCGGCTGGTCGAGGAGCTGCGCTGA
- a CDS encoding GTPase domain-containing protein: protein MSLVNFTTREITCKIVYYGPGRSGKTTNLQYVYSQVPSDRKGRMVSLATQTDRTLFFDFLPLDLGTISGFATKFQLYTVPGQVYYNATRKLVLQGADGVVFVADSQVRQLDENIESLQNLQVNILEQGVDARTLPMVLQFNKQDLPRELILSPEELDEALNFRSLRTFPADALHGVGVFETLKGVAADVLRRLSQGGMGARRV from the coding sequence ATGTCGCTGGTGAACTTCACGACCCGCGAGATCACCTGCAAGATCGTCTACTACGGGCCCGGACGGTCCGGCAAGACGACCAACCTGCAGTACGTCTACTCGCAGGTCCCGTCCGACCGGAAGGGCCGGATGGTGTCGCTCGCCACCCAGACCGACCGCACCCTGTTCTTCGACTTCCTCCCGCTCGACCTGGGGACGATCTCGGGGTTCGCGACCAAGTTCCAGCTGTACACCGTGCCCGGCCAGGTCTACTACAACGCCACCCGCAAGCTGGTGCTCCAGGGCGCCGACGGCGTGGTGTTCGTCGCCGACAGCCAGGTGCGCCAGCTGGACGAGAACATCGAGAGCCTCCAGAACCTCCAGGTCAACATCCTCGAGCAGGGCGTGGACGCGCGCACCCTGCCGATGGTGCTGCAGTTCAACAAGCAGGACCTCCCGCGCGAGCTGATCCTCTCGCCGGAGGAGCTGGACGAGGCGCTGAACTTCCGCAGCCTCCGGACGTTCCCGGCCGACGCGCTGCACGGCGTCGGCGTGTTCGAGACCCTCAAGGGGGTCGCCGCCGACGTGCTGCGCCGGCTGAGCCAGGGCGGCATGGGCGCGCGGCGGGTCTGA
- a CDS encoding chemotaxis protein CheW, translated as MSAPASFPFVVARLGAERYGFDVAAVREVVAVGALASVPARSAAVRGLIPHRERFLPVVSLAALLAGGAPPVEPGGSALVVTMGGADLALEVDEVEAVVDGDAEFVGGSATGSLPARGVWRWGSALVTVLDVALLAERVTALEEPER; from the coding sequence GTGAGCGCACCGGCGTCCTTCCCGTTCGTGGTCGCCCGCCTGGGGGCGGAGCGCTACGGCTTCGACGTCGCCGCGGTGCGCGAGGTCGTGGCCGTCGGAGCGCTGGCCAGCGTGCCGGCACGCTCGGCGGCCGTGCGGGGGCTCATCCCGCACCGGGAGCGCTTCCTGCCCGTCGTTTCGCTGGCGGCCCTGCTGGCGGGCGGCGCGCCGCCGGTCGAGCCCGGAGGTTCCGCGCTGGTGGTGACGATGGGCGGCGCCGACCTGGCGCTCGAGGTCGACGAGGTCGAGGCGGTGGTGGACGGGGACGCCGAGTTCGTGGGAGGCTCCGCCACCGGGTCGCTCCCCGCGCGCGGCGTATGGCGCTGGGGGAGCGCGCTGGTGACGGTGCTGGACGTCGCCCTGCTGGCCGAGCGCGTGACCGCGCTCGAGGAGCCCGAGCGATGA
- a CDS encoding tetratricopeptide repeat protein, whose amino-acid sequence MADDVVQALKQRRDQIAGALDAAAGAQALAAVKQDIITLFKQVDGAIGELAALKDDIKKLVDRFKEREGESRAATALAFDSAHPVVQADHIGASTFIEKGWSLISLGDYDGAIKALTRALTLSPGEVQAESLLGWAQMLREDYDDALGTFQRVLTKEPANSLARVNLGYVCLKKRIFGEAIEHLSKAIRMANDKKATLYANYYLGLVYLEREMYEDAENFFRKTLELGPNLIEAYYELGRAQWLAGGREAAQATWQAGFAANKFNPWGKKCREALEAVAAGGQPPAV is encoded by the coding sequence ATGGCTGACGACGTCGTGCAGGCGCTGAAGCAGCGCCGCGATCAGATCGCCGGCGCGCTCGACGCGGCGGCGGGGGCCCAGGCCCTCGCCGCGGTCAAGCAGGACATCATCACGCTGTTCAAGCAGGTGGACGGCGCCATCGGCGAGCTGGCGGCCCTCAAGGACGACATCAAGAAGCTGGTGGACCGCTTCAAGGAGCGGGAAGGGGAGAGCCGCGCCGCGACCGCGCTCGCGTTCGACTCGGCGCACCCGGTCGTCCAGGCGGACCACATCGGCGCGTCCACCTTCATCGAGAAGGGCTGGAGCCTGATCTCGCTCGGCGACTACGACGGCGCGATCAAGGCGCTCACCCGGGCGCTGACCCTCTCGCCGGGCGAGGTGCAGGCGGAGTCGCTGCTGGGATGGGCCCAGATGCTGCGCGAGGACTACGACGACGCGCTCGGGACGTTCCAGCGGGTCCTCACCAAGGAGCCCGCCAACTCGCTGGCGCGCGTGAACCTCGGCTACGTGTGTCTGAAGAAGCGGATCTTCGGCGAGGCGATCGAGCACCTGTCCAAGGCCATCCGGATGGCCAACGACAAGAAGGCCACGCTGTACGCCAACTACTACCTGGGCCTGGTGTACCTCGAGCGCGAGATGTACGAGGACGCCGAGAACTTCTTCCGCAAGACCCTGGAGCTGGGGCCGAACCTCATCGAGGCCTACTACGAGCTGGGCCGCGCCCAGTGGCTGGCCGGCGGACGCGAGGCGGCCCAGGCCACCTGGCAGGCGGGGTTCGCGGCCAACAAGTTCAACCCGTGGGGCAAGAAGTGCCGCGAGGCCCTCGAGGCCGTGGCCGCCGGCGGGCAGCCGCCGGCGGTCTGA
- a CDS encoding DUF4388 domain-containing protein, with the protein MAIKGSLKEASLPDVLQLLSMGQKTGCLSVADRSNFGYVYFDRGLITYASIVNRRDRLGDILVKGGLITNEQLESSIERQARERDKRLGELLVEEGFISRPELERYMRVQIEEAVYYLFTWVSGTFSFESDVVPEAQDFLVRITPESLLLEGARRVDEWSLIEKKIPSFDLIFVVDRPRLGSSGVSLTPEQERILPLLDGQRDVLRLVDDSGLLEFDVGKALYGLITAGFAHRLGRTQAEELPVGSDARVEEHRNLGLAFYKTAMLDEAAREFRRVLDLRPGESEAHFYLGLVALRQGRWGDGVDAFRHAAEHGGGHAAVLHNLAVALEQMGRLAEADAAFAEAASRAPQDWRVAMGWGIVALKRGHGPQAVERLDRVKALAPGGQPPSAVWYWARSLAAVLAGREEDALPIAEEGLARFPHAAPLRNNLAVLHERHGEPERAEQLLATALEEDPSLPQVSKNLGDLYYKSGRADDARQAYQRAIKIAPRLGDDVYFKLGNLSIRDRDAQRAGAYWREALAMNPAHELARANLDTLERI; encoded by the coding sequence ATGGCCATCAAGGGCAGTCTCAAGGAAGCCAGTCTCCCCGACGTGCTGCAGCTGCTGTCCATGGGGCAGAAGACGGGCTGCCTGTCGGTGGCCGACCGGAGCAACTTCGGCTACGTGTACTTCGACCGCGGGCTGATCACCTACGCGTCCATCGTCAACCGCCGCGACCGGCTCGGCGACATCCTGGTCAAGGGCGGCCTCATCACCAACGAGCAGCTGGAGTCGTCGATCGAGCGGCAGGCGCGGGAGCGGGACAAGCGGCTCGGCGAGCTGCTGGTCGAGGAGGGGTTCATCTCGCGCCCCGAGCTCGAGCGCTACATGCGGGTGCAGATCGAGGAGGCGGTGTACTACCTGTTCACCTGGGTCTCCGGCACCTTCAGCTTCGAGAGCGACGTGGTGCCCGAGGCGCAGGACTTCCTGGTCCGCATCACCCCGGAGTCGCTGCTGCTCGAGGGCGCCCGCCGCGTGGACGAGTGGAGCCTGATCGAGAAGAAGATCCCGTCGTTCGACCTGATCTTCGTCGTGGACCGCCCCCGCCTGGGGTCCTCCGGCGTCTCGCTGACGCCGGAGCAGGAGCGCATCCTCCCGCTGCTCGACGGCCAGCGCGACGTGCTGCGGCTGGTGGACGACTCCGGGCTGCTCGAGTTCGACGTCGGCAAGGCCCTCTACGGCCTGATCACCGCGGGGTTCGCCCACCGCCTCGGCCGCACCCAGGCCGAGGAGCTGCCGGTGGGGAGCGACGCGCGGGTGGAGGAGCACCGCAACCTCGGGCTGGCCTTCTACAAGACGGCGATGCTGGACGAGGCCGCGCGCGAATTCCGGCGGGTGCTCGACCTCAGGCCGGGCGAGAGCGAGGCCCACTTCTACCTGGGGCTGGTGGCGCTGCGCCAGGGCCGCTGGGGCGACGGCGTCGACGCCTTCCGCCACGCGGCCGAGCACGGCGGCGGGCACGCCGCGGTGCTGCACAACCTGGCCGTGGCGCTGGAGCAGATGGGCCGCCTCGCCGAAGCGGACGCGGCCTTCGCCGAGGCCGCCTCGCGCGCTCCGCAGGACTGGCGGGTGGCGATGGGCTGGGGCATCGTGGCCCTCAAGCGCGGGCACGGGCCCCAGGCCGTGGAGCGGCTCGACCGGGTCAAGGCCCTCGCGCCCGGCGGCCAGCCGCCGAGCGCGGTGTGGTACTGGGCGCGCTCGCTGGCTGCGGTGCTCGCCGGCCGGGAGGAGGACGCGCTCCCGATCGCCGAGGAGGGGCTGGCCCGCTTCCCGCACGCCGCGCCGCTGCGCAACAACCTCGCGGTGCTGCACGAGCGGCACGGCGAGCCGGAGCGCGCCGAGCAGCTGCTCGCCACCGCGCTGGAGGAGGACCCCTCGCTGCCGCAGGTCTCCAAGAACCTCGGCGACCTCTACTACAAGAGCGGGCGCGCGGACGACGCCCGCCAGGCCTACCAGCGCGCCATCAAGATCGCCCCGCGGCTCGGCGACGACGTGTACTTCAAGCTCGGCAACCTCTCGATCCGCGATCGCGACGCGCAGCGCGCCGGCGCGTACTGGCGGGAGGCGCTGGCCATGAACCCGGCGCACGAGCTCGCGCGCGCCAACCTCGACACGCTGGAGCGGATCTGA
- a CDS encoding roadblock/LC7 domain-containing protein, with protein sequence MSEELARALDRISRVRGMRGSMWVSADDGLPVAQLLMEGVPGRAVAALAASLVRKVSGSAGAVGAGRVRFVQMEAAGGTLLVAPAPPDLLVVALADGRVNVGLARLEMMRAAAALAR encoded by the coding sequence GTGAGCGAGGAGCTGGCGCGCGCCCTGGACCGCATCTCCCGCGTGCGCGGGATGCGCGGGTCGATGTGGGTGTCGGCCGACGACGGCCTCCCGGTGGCGCAGCTCCTGATGGAGGGCGTGCCGGGCCGCGCCGTGGCGGCGCTGGCGGCGTCGCTGGTGCGCAAGGTGAGTGGCTCGGCTGGCGCCGTGGGCGCCGGCCGGGTGCGGTTCGTGCAGATGGAGGCGGCGGGGGGCACGCTGCTGGTGGCGCCCGCGCCGCCCGACCTGCTGGTGGTGGCGCTGGCCGACGGGCGCGTGAACGTGGGGCTGGCGCGGCTCGAGATGATGCGGGCTGCCGCGGCGCTGGCGCGGTGA
- a CDS encoding roadblock/LC7 domain-containing protein has product MTTTVVEPWAEQPLLRYVTESSARLVVLMTPAGQVLAQHGFARAVDLMAASALGAAIMAASGALAQQIGERTFGALFHAGERHGIHLAACSTPRGALIVLTVFGKETSIGLVDLFYDEFAAALRRAAPADQLREPVLAEDFEADLNRSLATLFQR; this is encoded by the coding sequence GTGACCACCACCGTCGTCGAGCCGTGGGCCGAGCAGCCGCTGCTGCGCTACGTCACGGAGTCGAGCGCGCGGCTGGTGGTGCTGATGACGCCGGCCGGCCAGGTCCTGGCCCAGCACGGCTTCGCCCGCGCCGTGGACCTGATGGCGGCCTCGGCGCTGGGCGCGGCGATCATGGCCGCCTCGGGCGCCCTCGCCCAGCAGATCGGCGAGCGCACCTTCGGTGCCCTGTTCCACGCGGGCGAGCGGCACGGCATCCACCTCGCCGCGTGCTCGACGCCGCGCGGGGCGCTGATCGTGCTCACCGTGTTCGGGAAGGAGACGTCGATCGGGCTGGTGGACCTGTTCTACGACGAGTTCGCCGCGGCGCTGCGCCGCGCGGCGCCGGCCGACCAGCTCCGCGAGCCGGTGCTCGCGGAGGACTTCGAGGCCGACCTCAACCGCAGCCTCGCCACCCTCTTTCAGCGGTGA
- a CDS encoding chemotaxis protein CheW yields MTSQDETFQIVVFRVGGHEFAFNIFQVQRILRYEAPAALPKAPPFLEGVLQIEGGVVPVIDLRKRFELPHAPLGADTRIMVVEADGAVIGAVVDAVSEVLRVAADAVTPPPPVVRGLAAAYVQGIVTQPSRTVVLLHAGRLLNSTERIKLKGIGAEKAHG; encoded by the coding sequence ATGACGAGCCAGGACGAGACCTTCCAGATCGTCGTGTTCCGGGTGGGCGGACACGAGTTCGCCTTCAACATCTTCCAGGTGCAGCGCATCCTGCGCTACGAGGCGCCGGCGGCCCTGCCCAAGGCGCCGCCCTTCCTCGAGGGCGTGCTGCAGATCGAGGGCGGCGTCGTGCCGGTGATCGACCTCCGCAAGCGCTTCGAGCTGCCGCACGCTCCGCTCGGCGCCGACACCCGCATCATGGTCGTCGAGGCCGACGGTGCCGTGATCGGGGCCGTGGTGGACGCCGTGAGCGAGGTGCTGCGGGTCGCCGCCGACGCGGTGACGCCGCCGCCGCCGGTGGTGCGCGGGCTGGCGGCGGCCTACGTGCAGGGCATCGTCACCCAGCCCTCGCGCACGGTGGTGCTGCTCCACGCGGGACGGCTGCTCAACTCGACCGAGCGCATCAAGCTCAAGGGGATCGGCGCGGAGAAGGCCCATGGCTGA
- a CDS encoding protein-glutamate O-methyltransferase CheR yields MMGKVERERGLVLSSYKQPCLRRRLAVRMRARGVHTYAAYATLLDRTPEEYDLLLDALTINVTKFFRNPETFALLRERVVPRLWAAPGPVTVWSAGCASGEEPYSLAILFAERARTTAGLRARLRIDATDLDPTALETLRRAEYPATAVEDVPPALRERFLTEGPPYRLAAGLAQVVHPLAHDLTWEPAPQPPYQLIVCRNVVIYFDRPTQERLFSTFADALAPGGLLLLGKVETMLGPAKARFELEEPRERLYVRR; encoded by the coding sequence CTGATGGGCAAGGTCGAGCGGGAGCGGGGCCTGGTGCTGTCGAGCTACAAGCAGCCCTGTCTGCGGCGGCGGCTCGCGGTCCGGATGCGGGCGCGCGGCGTCCACACCTACGCCGCCTACGCCACCCTGCTGGACCGGACGCCGGAGGAGTACGACCTCCTGCTCGACGCGCTGACCATCAACGTCACCAAGTTCTTCCGCAACCCGGAGACCTTCGCCCTGCTGCGGGAGCGGGTGGTGCCGCGGCTGTGGGCGGCGCCGGGGCCGGTGACCGTGTGGTCGGCGGGCTGCGCCTCGGGCGAGGAGCCGTATTCGCTGGCGATCCTGTTCGCGGAGCGGGCGCGCACCACGGCCGGCCTCCGCGCCCGGCTGCGCATCGACGCCACCGACCTCGATCCCACGGCCCTCGAGACGCTCCGCCGCGCGGAGTACCCCGCGACCGCGGTCGAGGACGTCCCGCCGGCCCTGCGCGAGCGGTTCCTCACCGAGGGGCCGCCCTACCGTCTCGCCGCCGGCCTCGCGCAGGTGGTGCATCCCCTCGCGCACGACCTCACCTGGGAGCCGGCGCCGCAGCCGCCCTACCAGCTGATCGTCTGCCGCAACGTCGTGATCTACTTCGACCGGCCCACCCAGGAGCGCCTGTTCTCGACCTTCGCCGACGCCCTCGCGCCCGGCGGCCTGCTGCTCCTGGGCAAGGTGGAGACGATGCTGGGACCGGCGAAGGCGCGGTTCGAGCTGGAGGAGCCGCGCGAGCGGCTGTACGTGCGCCGGTGA
- a CDS encoding chemotaxis protein CheD — protein sequence MTERLVRVGDWAVESGDTVLVTLGLGSCVAIALYDPVARAGGLAHLLLPSPSLARDQSNPGRFPETVMPLLLARLAGVGAERSRLTARLVGGASMFGAGAAPGAVAMGERNVVAARQVLAAAGVPVVGEDVLKSHGRSVYFFLADGRVEVRTVARGTVVL from the coding sequence GTGACCGAGCGCCTGGTGCGGGTCGGGGACTGGGCGGTGGAGAGCGGCGACACGGTGCTGGTCACGCTCGGGCTCGGCTCGTGCGTCGCGATCGCGCTGTACGATCCGGTGGCCCGCGCCGGGGGTCTCGCGCACCTGCTGCTGCCATCGCCGAGCCTCGCGCGGGACCAGTCGAACCCGGGCCGCTTCCCGGAGACCGTGATGCCGCTGCTGCTGGCGCGGCTGGCGGGCGTCGGGGCGGAGCGGAGCCGGCTGACCGCGCGGCTGGTGGGCGGCGCCAGCATGTTCGGCGCCGGTGCCGCGCCCGGGGCGGTGGCCATGGGCGAGCGGAACGTGGTCGCCGCGCGGCAGGTGCTGGCCGCCGCGGGCGTCCCCGTCGTCGGCGAGGACGTGCTGAAGAGCCACGGCCGGTCGGTCTACTTCTTCCTGGCGGACGGACGCGTCGAGGTCCGCACGGTGGCGCGTGGCACGGTCGTCCTCTAG
- a CDS encoding tetratricopeptide repeat protein translates to MADDVRALTAALARDPSSLAYAELAESLRRRGQRDEALRVALHGLARHPQHADGHDVLARIYSDLGDLDRAQLAWSKVLELAPEHPGALKGVAFVRFRQGDARAATEALERALAIDPDDEAAQRALETMRRDAPVADLPTAELPAAELPTPGTPVPAPDAGAGPAAQAGAARGAGVRARPPVFSGFDRATADILLLDERGLVLAGGLASPSGGDVSELAAAGLAGVSGEATRTAQHLALGGWRTIVAEAESANLVVAPVGPGALLLVRRDRSMPVGLALRFAERARGTASAWLEGQGA, encoded by the coding sequence GCGCTCACCGCCGCGCTGGCCCGCGACCCGTCCAGCCTGGCCTACGCCGAGCTCGCCGAGTCGCTGCGCCGCCGCGGCCAGCGGGACGAGGCGCTGCGCGTGGCGCTGCACGGACTGGCCCGCCACCCGCAGCACGCGGACGGGCACGACGTGCTGGCGCGCATCTACTCGGACCTGGGCGACCTGGATCGGGCGCAGCTGGCGTGGAGCAAGGTGCTGGAGCTGGCGCCGGAGCACCCGGGCGCGCTCAAGGGCGTGGCGTTCGTCCGGTTCCGCCAGGGCGACGCCCGGGCCGCGACCGAGGCGCTCGAGCGGGCGCTGGCCATCGATCCGGACGACGAGGCCGCGCAGCGGGCGCTCGAGACGATGCGGCGCGACGCCCCGGTGGCGGACCTGCCGACCGCCGAGCTCCCGGCGGCGGAGCTGCCCACGCCCGGGACCCCGGTGCCGGCGCCCGACGCCGGGGCCGGGCCGGCGGCCCAGGCGGGCGCGGCCAGGGGCGCCGGCGTCCGGGCGCGGCCCCCGGTCTTCAGCGGGTTCGACCGCGCCACGGCGGACATCCTGCTCCTCGACGAGCGGGGACTCGTGCTGGCGGGAGGCCTCGCCTCCCCGAGCGGCGGGGACGTCTCCGAGCTCGCGGCGGCCGGGCTCGCCGGTGTGTCGGGAGAGGCCACGCGCACGGCGCAGCACCTCGCGCTCGGCGGGTGGCGCACGATCGTCGCCGAGGCGGAGAGTGCGAATCTCGTGGTCGCGCCGGTCGGACCCGGCGCGTTGCTCCTGGTGCGGCGCGACCGCAGCATGCCAGTGGGGCTCGCGCTGCGTTTCGCGGAGCGCGCGCGGGGCACGGCCTCGGCCTGGCTGGAAGGGCAGGGGGCGTGA
- the cheB gene encoding chemotaxis-specific protein-glutamate methyltransferase CheB, translating into MARSSSSGGPAGAARHGVLVVDDSALMRRVLSDVIGASEDFRVVGTARNGLDALAKVRAYEPELVTMDLAMPELDGLGAIERIMREAPRPIVVVSARAGRDTSEAIRALELGAVDLVEKPQGRDDPGPEALGARLLAALRAAAAADRALLGAVQPRAPDRPRQALAPGAVRFVLAVAASTGGPRALVELLPALPSGLEAAVLVVQHMPAGFTRSLAERLDGICQMRVLEAAHGAAVTADTVYVAPGDYHMRVRAAGGAPTIELTRDAPLWGVRPAADVLLRSVAETFGPAAMGAVLTGMGRDGAEGLVAIRRAGGTTFAQDRGSCVVYGMPQAAVQADAACEVVPLGEMAARVVAEIRRRAGSRP; encoded by the coding sequence GTGGCACGGTCGTCCTCTAGCGGCGGGCCGGCCGGTGCGGCGCGGCACGGCGTGCTGGTGGTGGACGACAGCGCGCTGATGCGGCGGGTGCTGAGCGACGTGATCGGCGCGTCGGAGGACTTCCGGGTGGTCGGGACCGCCCGGAACGGGCTCGACGCGCTGGCCAAGGTCCGGGCCTACGAGCCGGAGCTGGTGACGATGGACCTGGCGATGCCCGAGCTTGACGGCCTCGGCGCCATCGAGCGGATCATGCGCGAGGCGCCGCGGCCCATCGTCGTGGTGTCCGCCCGGGCCGGCCGCGACACCTCCGAGGCGATCCGGGCCCTGGAGCTCGGGGCCGTGGACCTGGTCGAGAAGCCGCAGGGGCGGGACGACCCCGGGCCGGAGGCGCTCGGCGCACGGCTGCTGGCGGCGCTGCGGGCGGCGGCGGCGGCCGACCGCGCGTTGCTCGGGGCGGTCCAGCCGCGGGCGCCGGATCGCCCGCGCCAGGCGCTCGCGCCGGGCGCGGTCCGGTTCGTCTTGGCGGTGGCGGCTTCCACGGGCGGGCCGCGCGCGCTGGTGGAGCTGCTGCCGGCGCTGCCGTCCGGGCTCGAAGCGGCCGTGTTGGTCGTGCAGCACATGCCCGCCGGGTTCACGCGCAGCCTGGCCGAGCGGCTGGACGGGATCTGCCAGATGCGGGTGCTCGAGGCCGCGCACGGGGCGGCCGTGACGGCCGACACGGTGTACGTGGCGCCGGGCGACTACCACATGCGCGTGCGCGCCGCCGGCGGCGCCCCGACCATCGAGCTGACGCGGGATGCGCCGCTGTGGGGCGTGCGGCCGGCGGCGGACGTCCTGCTGCGCAGCGTGGCCGAGACCTTCGGGCCGGCGGCCATGGGCGCGGTCCTGACCGGCATGGGCCGCGACGGAGCGGAGGGCCTGGTGGCCATCCGGCGCGCGGGCGGCACGACCTTCGCCCAGGACCGCGGCTCGTGCGTCGTGTACGGGATGCCGCAGGCGGCCGTGCAGGCGGACGCCGCCTGCGAGGTGGTGCCGCTCGGCGAGATGGCGGCGCGGGTGGTCGCGGAGATCCGGCGGCGGGCGGGCTCGCGCCCGTGA